The Fibrobacter sp. UWB4 genome includes a window with the following:
- the ung gene encoding uracil-DNA glycosylase yields the protein MSVKLEESWLKLLADQFEQPYFKQIKAKLLQEHAEHHVVYPPGPQIFAALDYCPVDKVKAVIIGQDPYHNPGQAHGLCFSVPFGIEPPPSLINIFQELHDDLGITPPPHGNLEGWAHQGILLLNASLTVRAHMAASHAGIGWQQFTDTIIQRLSQVRENLVFLLWGSFAIKKQVLIAPNRGHLILTAPHPSPLSAYRGFFGCKHFSKANAYLVSKGLEPIDWSIK from the coding sequence ATGTCCGTTAAACTTGAAGAATCTTGGCTAAAACTGCTCGCCGACCAGTTCGAACAGCCATATTTTAAGCAAATCAAGGCAAAACTTTTGCAGGAACACGCGGAACATCACGTGGTGTATCCCCCCGGACCGCAGATTTTTGCAGCCCTCGACTATTGCCCCGTCGATAAAGTCAAGGCAGTCATCATCGGACAAGACCCGTACCACAATCCGGGCCAGGCTCACGGGCTTTGCTTTTCCGTGCCGTTCGGAATCGAGCCACCGCCCTCCCTCATCAACATTTTCCAAGAACTCCACGATGACCTCGGCATCACACCTCCGCCTCACGGAAACTTGGAAGGTTGGGCCCATCAGGGAATTTTGCTTTTAAACGCCTCGCTCACGGTGCGCGCCCACATGGCTGCCAGCCACGCAGGCATTGGCTGGCAGCAGTTCACGGACACGATCATCCAACGACTTTCGCAAGTCCGCGAGAACCTAGTCTTTTTGCTCTGGGGCAGTTTCGCCATCAAAAAGCAGGTGCTCATCGCACCCAATCGCGGCCACCTGATTCTCACCGCTCCGCACCCGAGTCCGCTCTCGGCATACCGCGGATTCTTCGGCTGCAAGCACTTTAGCAAGGCAAACGCTTACCTTGTCAGCAAGGGGCTTGAACCCATCGACTGGAGCATTAAATAA
- a CDS encoding cation diffusion facilitator family transporter: MSKTETLNNIDKEENRNKVIVKTSVVGIVTNVILASVKAVIGLMANSIAVVLDAVNNLSDALSSIITIVGNKLSRKLPNEKHPLGYGRIEYLTAMVIASIVIYAGITSCVESIKKIIHPEEADYSTVSLVIIAIAVVVKVVLGRYVKSQGERVNSGSLIASGSDALFDAILSLSVLASALIFIFTGLSLEAYVGVLISIFIVKAGFEMLKDTVSDLLGKKNDNELTKQIKSLIRSEEGVHGAYDLVINDYGPEKKLASVHVELPDTMTVADLDSLTRKIEKKVYSETGVILTAIGVYSYNTQNDESAKIRDTILDKVKSHDWALQMHGFYVDIEAKEMRFDVVIKFGVNAQEALETIKSEAAQLYPDYKIQVSPDIDLG, encoded by the coding sequence ATGTCCAAAACGGAAACACTCAACAACATTGATAAAGAAGAAAACCGCAATAAGGTCATCGTCAAAACTAGCGTTGTCGGGATTGTCACCAACGTCATTCTCGCGAGCGTCAAGGCGGTTATCGGCCTCATGGCTAATTCCATCGCCGTCGTTCTCGATGCCGTGAACAACCTCTCGGACGCACTCTCGTCCATCATCACGATTGTCGGCAACAAGCTCTCGCGAAAATTGCCCAACGAAAAGCACCCGCTCGGTTACGGTCGCATTGAATACCTGACCGCCATGGTCATCGCCTCCATTGTGATTTACGCGGGCATCACCTCTTGTGTGGAATCCATCAAAAAAATCATCCACCCCGAAGAAGCCGACTACTCCACCGTTTCGCTTGTCATCATCGCCATAGCCGTGGTCGTGAAAGTCGTCCTCGGGCGTTACGTGAAATCGCAAGGCGAACGCGTGAATTCCGGTTCGCTCATCGCATCCGGCTCCGATGCTCTCTTTGACGCCATCCTCTCCCTTTCCGTTCTCGCCTCGGCACTCATCTTCATTTTCACGGGACTCTCGCTCGAAGCTTACGTTGGCGTTCTTATTTCCATCTTCATCGTCAAAGCAGGCTTTGAAATGTTGAAGGATACCGTCAGCGACTTGCTCGGCAAGAAAAATGATAACGAACTCACCAAGCAAATCAAGAGCCTCATCCGCAGCGAAGAAGGCGTCCACGGCGCATACGACCTCGTCATTAACGATTACGGTCCTGAAAAGAAACTCGCCTCCGTGCACGTAGAACTCCCCGACACAATGACTGTTGCCGACCTGGATTCTCTCACGCGCAAAATTGAAAAGAAGGTCTACAGCGAAACAGGCGTCATCCTCACCGCTATCGGCGTTTACTCTTACAACACCCAAAACGACGAATCCGCCAAAATCCGCGACACGATTTTAGACAAAGTCAAGTCACACGATTGGGCGCTCCAGATGCACGGTTTTTATGTGGATATCGAAGCCAAAGAAATGCGCTTTGACGTGGTCATTAAATTCGGCGTGAACGCCCAGGAAGCTCTCGAAACCATCAAGAGCGAAGCGGCCCAACTCTACCCCGATTACAAGATTCAAGTTTCACCCGATATCGATTTGGGTTAA
- a CDS encoding DUF4321 domain-containing protein gives MTHKNSLARVVLFIFVGLILGGIMSEALGALFGELGVLLNAGGYDNSVHHIFTAAADYSIGFSGDTPQPVVIDLYLVKFALGFGIKVNFLSAIGMFIALYIMKWSGER, from the coding sequence ATGACTCACAAGAACTCATTGGCACGTGTCGTCCTCTTCATCTTTGTCGGCCTTATTTTAGGCGGCATCATGAGCGAAGCTCTCGGAGCTTTATTCGGCGAACTCGGAGTCCTCTTGAACGCTGGTGGATACGATAACAGTGTTCACCACATTTTTACAGCGGCAGCCGATTACAGTATCGGTTTTTCTGGCGATACACCGCAGCCCGTTGTTATTGATTTGTACCTTGTCAAATTTGCACTTGGATTCGGCATCAAAGTGAACTTTTTAAGTGCTATTGGCATGTTCATCGCCCTTTACATTATGAAATGGTCCGGAGAAAGATAA
- the gatA gene encoding Asp-tRNA(Asn)/Glu-tRNA(Gln) amidotransferase subunit GatA, which produces MQTIQELQAQLANGSTTAEKLAQASLEKIESTKNLNAYISVLNDRALERAKESDKRRAEGKSLGALDGIPVAVKDNMCLTGTRTTAASKILDNFVAPYTATALEKLEAAGAIIVGKTNMDEFAMGSSNETSYYGPVKNPLDESRVPGGSSGGSAVAVASGTVPCALGSDTGGSIRQPAACTGVVGLKPTYGRVSRYGLLAYASSLDQIGPFGATVRDCATLLGAICGIDPHDNTTSTRPTEDFTAKLGTGVKGKVIGVPKEYFGEGLDAECKAAIENMLKKMEAEGATIKEVSLPHISYAVSSYYIIATAEASSNLSRYDGVRYGYRSAEARKLFDLYAKSRSEGFGKEVQRRILLGSYVLSAGFYDAYYVQAQKVRRLITDDFTEAFKTCDVIASPTMPGLPLKCGMNESDPMAVYLSDIYTVSLNLAGLPGVSVPCGMAGGLPVGLQWIGKPFQEADLLAVAEATEKLNK; this is translated from the coding sequence ATGCAGACTATTCAGGAACTTCAAGCTCAACTTGCTAACGGCAGCACCACTGCCGAAAAGCTTGCACAGGCTTCCCTCGAAAAAATTGAATCTACAAAGAATTTAAACGCCTATATCTCGGTGCTGAACGACCGCGCTCTCGAACGCGCTAAGGAAAGCGACAAGCGCCGCGCCGAAGGCAAGTCTCTGGGCGCCCTCGATGGCATCCCGGTCGCCGTGAAGGACAACATGTGCTTGACCGGCACACGCACCACGGCCGCCTCCAAGATTCTCGACAACTTTGTTGCTCCGTACACTGCAACGGCACTCGAAAAGCTCGAAGCCGCAGGCGCCATCATCGTCGGCAAGACGAACATGGACGAATTCGCCATGGGTTCCAGCAACGAAACCTCTTACTACGGCCCGGTCAAGAATCCGCTCGATGAATCCCGCGTTCCGGGTGGTTCCTCGGGTGGTTCCGCAGTCGCCGTCGCCTCTGGCACGGTTCCCTGCGCTCTCGGTTCCGACACGGGTGGATCTATCCGCCAGCCGGCTGCCTGCACAGGTGTTGTCGGTTTGAAGCCGACCTACGGCCGCGTTTCCCGTTACGGCCTCCTCGCTTACGCAAGCTCTCTTGACCAGATTGGTCCGTTCGGTGCAACCGTTCGTGACTGTGCCACGCTCCTCGGCGCCATCTGCGGCATTGACCCGCACGACAACACCACGAGCACTCGCCCGACCGAAGACTTTACCGCAAAGCTCGGCACCGGCGTTAAGGGCAAAGTCATCGGCGTTCCGAAGGAATACTTTGGCGAAGGCCTCGATGCTGAATGCAAGGCAGCCATCGAAAACATGCTCAAGAAGATGGAAGCCGAAGGCGCCACAATCAAGGAAGTGAGCCTCCCGCACATCAGCTACGCTGTGTCCAGCTACTACATCATTGCAACGGCAGAAGCAAGCTCCAACCTCAGCCGCTACGACGGCGTGCGTTACGGCTACCGCAGCGCTGAAGCTCGTAAGCTCTTCGACCTTTACGCCAAGTCCCGCAGTGAAGGTTTCGGCAAGGAAGTGCAGCGCCGCATCCTCCTCGGAAGCTACGTCCTCTCCGCTGGTTTCTATGACGCTTACTACGTGCAGGCTCAGAAGGTCCGCCGCCTCATCACGGACGACTTCACCGAAGCATTCAAGACTTGCGACGTGATTGCAAGCCCAACGATGCCGGGTCTCCCGCTCAAGTGCGGCATGAACGAATCCGACCCGATGGCAGTTTACCTCTCCGACATCTATACCGTTAGCTTGAACCTCGCCGGTCTCCCGGGCGTGAGCGTTCCGTGCGGTATGGCAGGCGGACTCCCGGTTGGCCTCCAGTGGATTGGCAAGCCGTTCCAGGAAGCGGACTTGCTCGCCGTCGCTGAAGCAACGGAAAAGTTGAACAAGTAA
- a CDS encoding expansin-like protein, which produces MNSKSSFSRLFAAVLAGALAVPFAFVACGDSPNGLPVAEGEDSSSSQESSSSEMLASSSSVKPAESSSDRALSSSSSEKSAQSSSSAKPAGSSDSGVCTSCDSYTAADPILVENGGKGSVTTYGSITAKETSLGGACNYGQTNIQYYAAIHVNVSPGDDKGPWDGGMACGGCVHVKAKTPDGWKEVTVRITDRCPDADCGVDLGGAPASDIMGIQVGRYYGEWEFVSCEGVEGVWGDSTSIWVKEGASEFWSIIQVRNPKDAVRKIVFNELDGDKTYPLEFVVGTENFWTVPLEILQSEKSYSVVVTYRTGTDDEWILKGSDLAVPEANLYLYEHRKK; this is translated from the coding sequence ATGAACAGTAAGTCTAGTTTTAGTAGGTTGTTTGCGGCTGTGCTCGCGGGGGCGCTTGCGGTTCCGTTTGCTTTTGTCGCGTGTGGCGATTCGCCGAATGGTTTGCCTGTTGCTGAGGGCGAAGATTCATCTTCTTCGCAAGAGTCTTCGTCTTCTGAAATGCTTGCGAGTTCAAGTTCGGTGAAGCCTGCTGAATCTTCGAGCGATCGCGCTTTATCAAGTTCGTCTTCGGAAAAGTCTGCGCAATCATCTTCTTCCGCGAAACCTGCGGGATCGTCGGACAGTGGTGTTTGCACGAGCTGCGATAGCTATACGGCCGCAGATCCGATACTTGTGGAAAATGGCGGCAAGGGTTCCGTGACGACTTACGGAAGCATCACTGCGAAAGAAACGAGTCTCGGCGGTGCCTGCAATTACGGACAGACGAATATCCAGTATTATGCGGCCATCCATGTGAATGTTTCTCCGGGTGATGATAAAGGACCGTGGGATGGCGGCATGGCTTGTGGCGGCTGCGTTCACGTGAAGGCTAAAACGCCGGATGGCTGGAAAGAGGTGACTGTGCGCATTACGGACCGATGCCCGGATGCAGACTGCGGCGTGGATTTGGGCGGTGCGCCCGCTAGTGACATCATGGGGATTCAGGTCGGCCGCTATTATGGCGAATGGGAATTTGTGAGCTGCGAAGGAGTCGAAGGCGTGTGGGGAGATTCCACATCCATTTGGGTCAAGGAAGGCGCAAGCGAATTCTGGAGCATTATCCAAGTGCGCAATCCGAAAGATGCTGTCCGCAAAATTGTGTTCAACGAGTTGGATGGCGACAAGACTTATCCGCTTGAATTTGTTGTCGGGACGGAAAACTTTTGGACCGTTCCGCTGGAAATTTTGCAATCGGAAAAAAGTTACAGCGTAGTCGTCACTTACCGCACCGGCACGGATGACGAATGGATTTTAAAGGGTTCTGATTTGGCGGTGCCGGAAGCGAACCTTTATCTGTACGAACATCGAAAGAAATAG
- the guaB gene encoding IMP dehydrogenase — translation MKLLPEALTFDDVLLVPAESSVLPAQTDVSTQLAPNIKLNIPIISAAMDTVTTAPLAISLALQGGLGIIHKNMSIEDQAEEVRKVKRWQSGIVTNPVTLDADQPVSAAFELRAKNKVSGFPILSKGKLVGMLTSRDLRTVSDMNVKISSIMTKDPVTASPKVSLAKAKEILAEKRIEKLPLVDASGALKGLITMTDILKRENNPNASLDKNGQLLVGAAVSTSANTLERVAALVDAGVDLLIIDTAHGHHIGVRNMVKTVRKKYPKLTICAGNVCTPEAVEELAKCGANIVKVGIGPGSICTTRIIAGVGYPQFSAVVECGKMARKVGVKIIADGGLKFSGDIVKALAAGGHAVMVGSLFAGTEEAPGEVILADGRSYKSYRGMGSLGAMKAGSADRYFQGGVQEPRKFVPEGIEGRVPYKGPLRDTVYQLIGGIHSAMGYAGAANLEELYKKATFVRITGAGLRESHPHDVTITKEAPNYRTGD, via the coding sequence ATGAAACTTTTGCCAGAAGCATTGACGTTTGATGACGTCCTACTCGTTCCCGCTGAATCTTCTGTTCTTCCGGCTCAGACGGATGTGAGCACTCAGCTCGCCCCGAATATCAAGCTGAACATTCCTATCATCAGTGCTGCAATGGATACCGTTACGACGGCTCCGCTCGCTATTTCCCTCGCTTTGCAGGGTGGCCTTGGCATTATTCACAAGAACATGTCTATCGAAGACCAGGCTGAAGAAGTCCGCAAGGTCAAGCGCTGGCAGTCCGGTATCGTCACGAATCCGGTGACGCTCGATGCAGACCAGCCGGTCTCTGCTGCTTTTGAACTCCGCGCCAAGAACAAGGTGAGCGGTTTCCCGATCCTTTCGAAGGGCAAGCTTGTGGGTATGCTCACGAGCCGCGACCTTCGCACCGTTAGCGACATGAATGTGAAGATTAGCTCCATCATGACCAAGGATCCTGTGACGGCAAGCCCGAAGGTGAGCCTCGCCAAGGCGAAGGAAATCCTCGCCGAAAAGCGCATTGAAAAGCTCCCGCTCGTGGACGCTTCTGGTGCTTTGAAGGGCCTCATCACGATGACGGACATCTTGAAGCGCGAAAACAACCCGAACGCAAGCCTTGACAAGAATGGTCAGTTGCTCGTCGGTGCTGCTGTCAGCACTTCTGCAAATACTCTTGAACGCGTTGCTGCCCTCGTGGACGCAGGCGTTGACCTGTTGATTATCGATACGGCTCACGGCCACCACATCGGTGTGCGTAACATGGTGAAGACCGTTCGCAAGAAATATCCGAAACTTACGATTTGCGCCGGTAACGTTTGCACGCCGGAAGCTGTCGAAGAACTCGCCAAGTGCGGTGCGAACATCGTCAAGGTGGGTATCGGTCCGGGTTCCATTTGCACGACCCGTATCATTGCTGGTGTCGGTTACCCGCAGTTCTCCGCTGTCGTGGAATGCGGCAAGATGGCTCGCAAGGTCGGCGTGAAGATTATCGCTGACGGTGGCCTCAAGTTCTCTGGCGACATCGTGAAGGCTCTCGCTGCTGGCGGTCACGCTGTGATGGTGGGTTCTCTCTTTGCCGGTACCGAAGAAGCTCCGGGCGAAGTCATCCTCGCTGATGGTCGTAGCTACAAGAGCTACCGCGGCATGGGCTCTCTCGGCGCTATGAAGGCTGGCTCTGCTGACCGTTACTTCCAGGGTGGCGTTCAGGAACCGCGCAAGTTCGTTCCGGAAGGCATCGAAGGCCGTGTTCCGTACAAGGGACCGCTCCGCGACACCGTTTACCAGCTGATTGGCGGTATCCACTCTGCTATGGGTTATGCCGGTGCTGCTAACCTCGAAGAACTCTACAAGAAGGCAACCTTTGTCCGTATCACGGGCGCAGGCCTCCGTGAATCTCATCCGCACGATGTGACCATCACGAAGGAAGCTCCGAACTACCGCACAGGCGACTAA
- a CDS encoding cysteine hydrolase family protein, with amino-acid sequence MNAFVIIDIQNDITKHYKDIVEKINEAVDWAQTCGMEIVYIKHNNLSAGTRTFKPDTKGAELAPELKVVSKNIFVKTKSNSLTSEAFADFIQRNGIDEFFIAGADATACVKSTCFNMAKAGYKVHVVSDGVTSYDLKKVPEMLAYYASKGCEVKTLAEYRK; translated from the coding sequence ATGAACGCTTTTGTCATTATTGATATCCAAAACGATATTACGAAGCATTACAAGGACATTGTCGAAAAAATCAACGAAGCGGTAGATTGGGCGCAAACGTGCGGCATGGAAATTGTCTACATCAAGCATAACAATCTTTCGGCGGGAACGCGAACTTTTAAGCCGGATACAAAAGGCGCTGAACTTGCTCCTGAATTGAAAGTTGTGTCGAAAAATATTTTTGTAAAGACAAAATCCAACTCGCTTACGAGCGAGGCGTTTGCAGATTTTATTCAGAGAAATGGAATTGACGAATTCTTTATCGCAGGGGCGGATGCGACCGCTTGCGTGAAATCCACTTGTTTCAACATGGCGAAAGCGGGCTACAAGGTTCATGTTGTCTCTGACGGCGTGACTAGCTATGACTTGAAAAAAGTTCCTGAAATGCTTGCTTATTACGCGTCAAAAGGCTGTGAAGTCAAGACGCTGGCGGAGTATAGAAAGTAG
- the pth gene encoding aminoacyl-tRNA hydrolase, protein MYLIVGLGNPGTQYSNTHHNAGFMAVEKLADPSKDWKSEHKALTMKVNIAGEECLLVKPQTYMNLSGEAVQALMTWYKVKVDHLLVFSDDINLDVGRIRCRKDGSHGGQNGLRNIIEHVGDKFPRIRFGVGKCPPKFDLSNWVLAKFSPEDRPKFDEAIAKVPALVECYFKLGIEKCMERYNGK, encoded by the coding sequence ATGTATTTAATTGTCGGTCTTGGAAATCCTGGTACTCAGTACTCGAATACTCATCATAACGCCGGATTTATGGCGGTCGAAAAGCTAGCCGATCCTAGCAAGGACTGGAAGAGCGAACACAAGGCGCTTACCATGAAGGTGAACATCGCGGGTGAAGAATGCCTGCTTGTTAAACCGCAAACTTATATGAACTTGTCTGGCGAGGCCGTGCAGGCACTCATGACCTGGTATAAGGTGAAGGTCGATCACCTGCTCGTTTTCAGCGATGACATTAATTTGGATGTAGGCCGTATCCGTTGCCGCAAGGACGGCAGCCACGGCGGCCAGAACGGACTGCGCAATATCATTGAGCATGTGGGCGACAAGTTCCCGCGCATCCGCTTTGGCGTGGGCAAGTGCCCTCCGAAATTTGACCTCAGCAACTGGGTCCTGGCGAAGTTCTCGCCCGAGGACCGCCCGAAATTCGATGAGGCGATTGCAAAGGTCCCTGCTCTTGTGGAATGCTATTTTAAACTCGGCATCGAAAAGTGCATGGAACGCTACAACGGAAAGTAG
- a CDS encoding TlpA disulfide reductase family protein: MIRLAFVVLLMVSLSWAGNFTPDQESRRMSLPATLSDSLPWFAVREISENSLPFTRSHLAKIARKSERTALVYFATWCIPCRVGVRRLAENFEELQKNKVSVVLVNIGEQDENLVMNWVEKNHATKFMVIGDPFKRLTEGFGLVKENEKISLPRTIVLDKKIKPLFMLGEEGRDWPQVLWSK, translated from the coding sequence ATGATTCGTTTAGCGTTTGTTGTCCTGCTGATGGTTTCGCTTTCCTGGGCTGGAAATTTTACTCCAGATCAAGAATCGCGCAGGATGAGTTTGCCGGCAACCCTTTCCGATTCGCTTCCGTGGTTTGCTGTTCGAGAAATTTCTGAAAATTCACTGCCGTTTACTCGTTCCCATTTGGCAAAGATTGCTAGGAAAAGCGAGCGTACGGCGTTGGTTTATTTTGCGACGTGGTGCATTCCTTGCAGGGTTGGCGTCAGGCGGCTTGCTGAAAATTTTGAAGAACTGCAAAAGAACAAGGTTTCGGTGGTGCTTGTGAATATCGGCGAACAAGATGAAAACCTTGTTATGAACTGGGTGGAGAAAAATCATGCGACAAAGTTTATGGTCATAGGTGATCCGTTCAAGCGCCTTACTGAAGGTTTTGGACTTGTAAAAGAAAACGAAAAGATCAGCCTCCCGCGCACGATTGTATTGGACAAAAAAATCAAACCTTTGTTCATGCTTGGTGAAGAGGGAAGAGACTGGCCTCAGGTCCTTTGGAGTAAATAG
- a CDS encoding 50S ribosomal protein L25: MELTTLKAASRVLGANRDNARLRKAGQIPAVYYGKGIEAKNISVSEIDLRKVLAPGKRYTLLDLEIDGKAGNPALVYSVQKDALTQKITHVDFIKIAEDEFVKVRIPVKLSGLPVGVKTQGGLFSQEARYLMLAAKPASIPSVLELDISNFETNVTFYAKDFKLPENVTLASGPRTVIFTISSKSKKKDAAAAPAADAAAAAAPAAN; this comes from the coding sequence ATGGAACTCACAACGCTCAAAGCTGCCTCGAGAGTGCTAGGTGCAAACCGCGACAACGCCCGTTTGCGTAAGGCTGGTCAGATTCCGGCCGTCTATTATGGTAAGGGTATCGAAGCTAAGAACATCAGCGTCAGCGAAATTGACTTGCGCAAGGTTCTTGCTCCGGGCAAGCGTTACACGCTTCTTGACCTCGAAATCGACGGCAAGGCTGGCAATCCGGCTCTCGTCTACAGTGTCCAGAAGGACGCTCTCACCCAGAAGATCACGCACGTTGACTTCATCAAGATCGCTGAAGACGAATTCGTTAAGGTTCGTATCCCGGTCAAGCTTTCCGGTCTCCCGGTTGGCGTGAAGACTCAGGGCGGTCTCTTCTCTCAGGAAGCTCGTTATCTCATGCTCGCTGCTAAGCCGGCAAGCATCCCGTCTGTTCTCGAATTGGACATCTCCAACTTCGAAACGAACGTGACCTTCTACGCTAAGGATTTCAAGCTCCCGGAAAACGTTACGCTCGCTTCTGGCCCGCGCACCGTTATCTTCACGATTTCTTCTAAGTCCAAGAAGAAGGATGCTGCTGCTGCTCCGGCTGCTGACGCCGCTGCCGCTGCTGCTCCGGCTGCCAACTAA
- the ispE gene encoding 4-(cytidine 5'-diphospho)-2-C-methyl-D-erythritol kinase has product MKEYAPAKINLFLDVIRKREDGYHDLGTVFQTVDAGDTVEATLREDGEIHLTYNEPQNYPLESDLVFKAAKALKEYANCALGANIHLTKVMPLGAGLGGGSADAAATLRLLNNLWNLNLPFETLESIGTRLGADVPFLVRGGTAFAEGIGERLMFVDPLDLPEGAALLIATPLDSVPTKDAYAGVPKSGPDRWEQYKAAWNAQDAAQFKAAQSQSAKSTIPQFLNPDSCFNAFEISVFPTHPLVAEMKQKFIELGADVALMSGSGASVFGIFRTKELAEKAAAAMKPISRYQTVTKFWHR; this is encoded by the coding sequence ATGAAAGAATACGCTCCTGCAAAAATCAATTTGTTTTTAGATGTCATCCGCAAGCGCGAAGATGGCTACCACGATCTTGGAACTGTTTTCCAGACCGTTGATGCTGGCGATACGGTCGAAGCGACGCTTCGCGAAGATGGCGAAATTCATTTGACGTACAATGAACCGCAGAACTATCCGCTGGAATCGGACCTTGTGTTCAAGGCGGCAAAAGCTCTCAAGGAATATGCCAATTGCGCTCTCGGTGCCAACATCCACCTCACGAAGGTCATGCCGCTTGGGGCGGGCCTTGGCGGTGGCAGTGCCGATGCTGCGGCAACGCTCCGTTTGCTCAACAACTTGTGGAACTTGAACCTCCCGTTCGAGACGTTGGAATCTATCGGAACCCGTCTTGGCGCCGATGTGCCGTTCCTCGTTCGTGGCGGAACCGCTTTTGCCGAAGGCATCGGCGAACGTTTGATGTTTGTGGATCCGCTGGATCTCCCGGAAGGGGCTGCGCTCCTCATTGCGACCCCGCTTGATTCCGTGCCGACGAAGGATGCCTATGCGGGAGTCCCGAAGTCTGGCCCGGACCGTTGGGAACAGTACAAGGCTGCTTGGAATGCTCAAGATGCCGCGCAGTTCAAAGCCGCGCAATCCCAAAGCGCGAAGTCTACAATTCCGCAGTTCCTGAATCCGGATTCCTGTTTCAACGCGTTCGAAATTTCTGTGTTCCCGACGCACCCGCTTGTCGCCGAAATGAAGCAAAAGTTCATTGAACTTGGGGCCGATGTCGCCTTGATGTCTGGTTCGGGCGCCTCTGTTTTCGGGATTTTCAGGACCAAGGAACTTGCTGAAAAGGCTGCCGCTGCGATGAAACCGATTTCCCGCTACCAGACGGTCACCAAGTTCTGGCATCGGTAG